A window of Thermococcus sp. MV5 contains these coding sequences:
- a CDS encoding bifunctional fructose-bisphosphatase/inositol-phosphate phosphatase, with product MYEWNEIALNLAKDIEREIMPLFGTKKAGEFIGVSPSGDKTKFVDKIAEDIVLEYLKPLGVNIISEEIGSIDTGSEYSVIVDPIDGSFNFIHGIPIFGFSFAVFKKKKPVYSMLYEFMPKNVYEGIPGEGAYLNGDRIRVKTLNEKSISISFYTRGRGAKLVEKVRRTRVLGAIAIELAYLARGSLDGVIDIRNYVRPTDIAAGYIIAKEAGAIVSDDKGKEISFDLSASEKLNIIAVNDERLLKLILEEI from the coding sequence ATGTATGAGTGGAATGAGATAGCACTTAACCTTGCAAAGGATATTGAAAGGGAAATTATGCCACTTTTTGGTACAAAAAAAGCTGGAGAGTTCATTGGAGTTAGCCCAAGTGGTGATAAAACAAAGTTTGTTGACAAAATAGCTGAAGATATAGTTTTAGAGTATCTTAAACCCCTTGGAGTGAACATCATAAGTGAGGAAATTGGAAGCATAGATACCGGGAGCGAGTACTCTGTCATCGTTGATCCCATTGACGGTTCTTTCAATTTTATTCATGGAATCCCAATCTTTGGATTCAGCTTTGCAGTTTTTAAAAAGAAAAAGCCAGTGTATTCCATGTTATACGAGTTCATGCCTAAAAATGTTTACGAAGGAATTCCAGGAGAGGGAGCATACCTAAATGGAGATAGAATAAGAGTAAAGACGCTGAATGAAAAATCGATCTCAATAAGCTTTTATACAAGGGGAAGAGGAGCAAAACTAGTTGAAAAAGTTAGAAGGACTAGGGTCTTAGGGGCCATTGCAATAGAGCTGGCATACCTTGCTAGGGGTTCTTTAGATGGAGTAATTGATATAAGAAATTATGTTCGGCCCACCGACATAGCAGCTGGCTATATAATTGCAAAAGAGGCCGGAGCAATTGTAAGTGACGATAAGGGAAAAGAAATCAGCTTTGATCTTAGTGCATCAGAAAAATTGAATATAATAGCTGTAAATGACGAAAGACTTCTCAAACTGATACTCGAAGAAATTTAA
- a CDS encoding ScpA family protein: MEYRREEEITPIDILLQLVTMGKVDPWNIDIVDITEKYIERIREMRDLDLRVSARAILAASILLRMKTEALLYAKDEEEEEQKKEERIRVDVDPYIPPLRRAERYYTLDDLIEALMDALEETEKRRPKKKKKVQIEEEIFVVDDFRVDIEKHVNKLYEIVKELYNSTKDKITFWELIFDPSPKIVARTFLYLLFLANMGKIELIQEEPFGEIFVVPIES; this comes from the coding sequence ATGGAATATAGAAGAGAGGAAGAAATAACTCCGATTGATATACTCTTGCAACTTGTCACTATGGGTAAAGTTGACCCGTGGAACATTGATATAGTGGATATTACTGAGAAATACATTGAACGTATAAGAGAAATGCGAGACTTAGATTTGAGAGTCTCAGCAAGAGCCATTCTAGCGGCCTCTATTCTCCTTAGAATGAAAACTGAGGCCCTCCTCTATGCTAAGGATGAAGAAGAAGAGGAACAGAAGAAAGAAGAAAGAATAAGGGTAGATGTTGATCCATACATTCCACCTCTTAGGAGAGCAGAGAGGTATTATACTCTGGATGATTTAATAGAGGCTTTAATGGATGCCCTTGAAGAGACAGAGAAAAGGAGACCCAAAAAGAAGAAGAAAGTACAAATTGAAGAAGAAATATTTGTTGTCGATGATTTTCGTGTGGACATTGAAAAGCATGTTAATAAGCTGTATGAAATAGTAAAAGAACTCTACAATAGTACCAAGGACAAGATAACTTTTTGGGAGCTTATATTTGATCCTAGCCCCAAAATCGTGGCAAGGACTTTTCTGTATCTATTATTTCTAGCAAATATGGGAAAGATAGAGTTAATTCAAGAAGAGCCATTTGGGGAGATATTTGTAGTGCCAATAGAGAGCTGA
- the smc gene encoding chromosome segregation protein SMC yields MPYVEKLEMKGFKSYGSRKIVVPFSRGFTAIVGANGSGKSNIGDAILFVLGGLSAKAMRATRIGDLIFAGTKDEPPAKYAEVAMYFNNEDRGFPIDEDEVVIKRRVYPDGRSAYWLNGKRTSRSDILDVLSAAMISPDGYNLVLQGDITKFIKMSPTERRMIIDEISGIAEYDEKKKKAMEELKQAEENLARVDLLIREVKTQLDKLEKERNDALRYLDLKEKLEIAKTTLLVGEVKRLENLIATSQERDKEIESEIERINKELEKIAKTILEKEKTLTQVERELEEKSEDGILDITKKISEVTSQIELAKKNIELARKEINESKRRLTKVKDELKTVSEEIEKGKSAIERWKKRREKLLGEIQKKEKERNELILKLAEIDKNFTIAKQELDKVEEDLENAKKEQYFKESEITKMTEEIERIKTKNSQNSTRRLVLKNKIEELKEEINSKKSELSEIDSKIERAGARVRKIEKELEEAQRKLEKITPEIKKLNEELIKAEARKEISQNRTLEALKKANIPGIYGSLAELIKVRDDTYLTAVEVALGSHADNVVVKDDKVAEKAINFLKRNKLGRLTFLPLNKIRPRKLNGTSKGIPVMDVIEYDPQFRNAVSFAVGDTLIVNDMDEAREVGIGKIRMVTLEGELLERSGAIVGGYYRPRTKLAINTDEIRMALEAREREKEQLESKINALKLEQRGLERDLFELRMKKSDVSKDLQMLQKDMERFLNEDKGLKEEIEMGERRLKELEERIHQTKGDLAKLSGRIERLEKMRNKLRKALDNPEARELNQKIREVEHEISGLREELSKIESRLENLDIRINDELIPRKADLEEEIEGLINRINAFKASIVQNEEDIKSLQERLKELQEKEQEVKDELKSLRDEREKLREEISQMREEKEKLRDVLQKLRLEANSIKIRMAQYEAQLKEKTSELKHHDVKVVKEIPEDLEKLREEIEQMEDEIKKLEPVNMKAIEDYEVVERRYLELKSKRERLEAEKESIVEFINEIESQKRNVFMQTLNAIAKNFSELFAKLSPGGEAKLVLENEEDPFSGGLDIEAKPAGKEVKRIEAMSGGEKALTALAFVFAIQHFKPAPFYLFDEIDAHLDDANVKRVADLIKEASKDSQFIVITLRDVMMSNADKIIGVSMRRGVSRVVSLSLEKAMQYLEKARARNANALGL; encoded by the coding sequence ATGCCCTATGTAGAGAAGCTTGAAATGAAGGGTTTCAAATCATACGGAAGTAGAAAGATTGTAGTTCCTTTTTCTCGTGGATTTACGGCTATAGTGGGAGCTAATGGGAGTGGGAAGAGTAATATTGGTGATGCTATTCTCTTCGTCCTTGGTGGATTATCTGCAAAGGCCATGCGCGCGACTAGGATTGGTGATTTAATCTTTGCTGGAACTAAGGATGAACCTCCAGCTAAATATGCTGAAGTTGCAATGTACTTTAACAATGAAGATCGCGGATTTCCAATCGATGAGGATGAGGTAGTAATCAAAAGACGGGTTTATCCTGATGGTAGGAGTGCTTATTGGTTAAATGGAAAAAGGACAAGCAGGAGTGACATTCTTGATGTTCTAAGTGCAGCCATGATATCTCCAGATGGATACAATCTTGTTCTTCAAGGAGACATAACTAAGTTTATCAAAATGAGTCCCACAGAAAGGAGAATGATAATAGATGAAATCTCAGGGATAGCTGAATATGACGAGAAAAAGAAAAAAGCAATGGAAGAACTTAAACAAGCAGAGGAGAATCTGGCAAGAGTCGACCTTCTAATTAGAGAGGTTAAGACACAACTTGATAAGCTTGAAAAAGAAAGAAATGATGCGTTGAGGTACCTTGACTTAAAAGAGAAACTTGAAATTGCAAAGACCACTCTCCTCGTAGGAGAGGTTAAGAGATTGGAAAATCTTATTGCCACAAGTCAAGAGAGAGACAAAGAGATAGAGTCTGAAATAGAGCGTATAAACAAAGAACTGGAGAAGATTGCAAAAACAATACTTGAGAAGGAGAAAACTCTGACTCAGGTAGAAAGGGAGCTTGAAGAGAAAAGTGAGGATGGAATACTTGATATCACGAAAAAGATAAGCGAGGTTACCTCCCAAATAGAGCTAGCTAAAAAGAACATAGAGCTTGCCCGCAAGGAGATAAATGAGAGCAAAAGGCGCCTTACAAAAGTGAAAGATGAATTAAAAACTGTTTCCGAGGAAATTGAAAAGGGTAAATCCGCTATTGAGAGATGGAAGAAAAGAAGGGAAAAACTTCTTGGTGAGATTCAGAAAAAGGAGAAAGAAAGAAATGAACTAATACTAAAGCTTGCTGAAATAGATAAGAACTTCACTATTGCAAAGCAAGAGCTAGATAAAGTCGAAGAAGACCTTGAGAATGCAAAAAAAGAACAATATTTCAAGGAAAGTGAAATTACAAAAATGACAGAAGAGATAGAAAGAATTAAAACTAAGAATTCCCAGAATTCCACTAGGAGACTTGTTCTGAAGAATAAAATTGAAGAGCTCAAAGAGGAAATAAATTCTAAGAAATCTGAACTTTCAGAGATAGACTCGAAGATAGAAAGAGCAGGTGCAAGAGTACGAAAAATCGAAAAAGAACTAGAAGAGGCTCAAAGGAAATTAGAAAAAATAACTCCCGAAATCAAAAAGCTCAACGAAGAACTCATCAAAGCCGAAGCCCGAAAGGAAATCAGCCAAAATAGGACACTTGAAGCTCTTAAAAAGGCTAATATCCCTGGAATTTATGGTTCTTTGGCTGAGCTCATTAAGGTTAGGGATGATACCTATCTTACGGCTGTAGAAGTTGCCTTAGGTTCACATGCAGATAATGTTGTAGTAAAGGATGATAAAGTGGCTGAAAAGGCTATAAACTTCTTAAAACGGAATAAGCTGGGAAGATTGACATTTTTACCTCTTAATAAAATAAGGCCAAGAAAATTGAATGGTACTTCTAAGGGGATTCCAGTTATGGATGTTATTGAATATGATCCACAGTTTAGGAATGCTGTTTCATTTGCCGTTGGAGATACATTGATAGTTAATGATATGGATGAGGCAAGAGAGGTAGGTATTGGTAAGATTAGAATGGTCACGCTTGAAGGGGAGCTTTTAGAGAGAAGTGGTGCTATTGTTGGAGGATATTACCGGCCAAGAACGAAGCTTGCTATTAACACTGATGAGATACGGATGGCATTGGAAGCACGTGAGAGGGAGAAGGAACAACTTGAATCTAAAATAAATGCTCTAAAGCTTGAGCAAAGAGGATTGGAGAGAGATTTATTTGAACTTAGAATGAAAAAGAGTGATGTGTCTAAGGACTTGCAAATGTTACAGAAAGACATGGAGAGATTCTTAAATGAAGATAAAGGTTTGAAAGAAGAAATTGAGATGGGAGAACGGAGATTAAAAGAATTGGAAGAACGGATTCATCAGACAAAGGGTGATCTTGCAAAACTCAGTGGAAGAATAGAGAGACTTGAAAAGATGAGGAATAAGCTTAGAAAGGCATTAGATAATCCAGAAGCTAGAGAACTCAATCAGAAGATAAGAGAGGTTGAACATGAAATAAGTGGTCTTAGAGAGGAACTCAGCAAAATAGAGTCAAGGCTTGAGAATCTAGATATAAGAATCAATGATGAGCTTATCCCAAGAAAAGCAGATCTTGAGGAAGAAATTGAAGGGCTTATTAACAGGATAAATGCTTTCAAAGCTAGCATTGTGCAGAATGAAGAGGATATTAAGTCACTACAAGAGCGGCTTAAAGAACTCCAAGAGAAAGAGCAGGAAGTAAAAGACGAACTTAAATCCCTAAGAGATGAGAGAGAGAAACTTAGAGAAGAGATCTCTCAAATGAGAGAAGAAAAAGAGAAGCTGAGAGATGTCCTACAAAAACTTAGGCTAGAAGCTAATTCTATTAAAATAAGGATGGCCCAATATGAGGCACAGCTTAAAGAAAAGACCAGTGAATTGAAACATCACGACGTTAAAGTTGTTAAAGAAATCCCAGAAGATCTTGAAAAGCTTAGGGAAGAGATTGAACAAATGGAAGATGAGATCAAAAAACTTGAACCAGTGAACATGAAAGCCATTGAGGATTACGAAGTTGTTGAGAGGAGATATCTAGAACTTAAGTCAAAGAGGGAACGCCTTGAAGCCGAGAAAGAGAGTATTGTTGAGTTCATAAATGAAATAGAGAGCCAAAAGAGGAATGTATTTATGCAAACGCTAAATGCAATAGCGAAGAACTTTTCAGAACTTTTTGCAAAGCTTTCTCCAGGAGGAGAGGCAAAGCTTGTCCTTGAGAATGAAGAGGATCCATTTAGTGGAGGTTTGGACATAGAGGCAAAGCCAGCTGGAAAGGAAGTAAAGAGAATCGAAGCTATGAGTGGTGGGGAAAAGGCATTAACTGCATTGGCTTTTGTCTTTGCTATACAGCACTTCAAACCAGCCCCATTCTATCTCTTTGATGAGATTGATGCTCACCTTGACGATGCAAACGTTAAAAGAGTAGCGGATTTAATAAAGGAAGCTTCAAAAGATAGTCAGTTCATAGTTATCACATTGAGAGATGTAATGATGTCGAACGCTGATAAAATAATTGGAGTCTCAATGCGTAGAGGAGTTTCAAGAGTCGTCAGTTTAAGCCTTGAAAAGGCCATGCAGTATTTGGAGAAGGCAAGGGCAAGAAATGCAAATGCCCTTGGTTTGTAG